ATTTCAGGTCAACCATCACATGATCCTAAAACAGGGAAAGTTGTCCATGGAGGAATAAAAGAAGAAGTAAAATGTTCTTTAATGAAAATAGAAGAAATATTAAAAGAAGTTGGATTAGACAGAAATAGTATTGTTCAATGCAGATTATACATAACTTCTAATGAATATTGGACACAAGCAAATGAAGCATACGCAGATTTTTTTGGAGA
This genomic window from Fusobacterium sp. JB019 contains:
- a CDS encoding RidA family protein, coding for MKKIMGKSKPKGHYTPAIISNGMVYISGQPSHDPKTGKVVHGGIKEEVKCSLMKIEEILKEVGLDRNSIVQCRLYITSNEYWTQANEAYADFFGEHRPVRVAVPIRDLNYGCHVEIEAMAEVE